Proteins found in one Aliidongia dinghuensis genomic segment:
- a CDS encoding ATP-binding protein produces the protein MLRVADTTGTEADTLDAAALRAAQLSAYFDSLPNVVIANAVGVALVLWAIGDRLDRRTAAAWCAAHLLVLCARLLLMRRFRRAGAERSGLPWQAGAVLGSTVTAGLWGASAFLFFVPGDVEPQTVLILAISVLNTIGTGVLSAFLPAFFGSLLPCLPLLSLRLWLDGGTFQIGMAVMTAVLAVALACQGLRIGRLYAQAFSLRLRNEGFAARLAHQADDLRAALARADEANRSKANFLSTISHELRTPIHTTIGAIRLLSETSLDRMQRRCVDIIAVAGRTLHVTINDILDFAGVDAGQIEPGTARFRPRQIVEDAVALLMPDASAKSLDLVAMLDGALPEVLVGDESRLRQILLNLIGNAVKFTERGGIVVRGGLRAGADGPVLRIEVVDTGIGLSEEQRAIIFEPFVQADPSIRRRFGGTGLGLAICRRLARLSGGDVGVTSRPGEGSCFWLTLPVVLDHEADAEPPAVLASVSGRRLLVVDDEPANRFLLGELLRSRGAVVVEAASGEGALDILSRIDVDAVLMDMRMPALDGIETTRRLRERERPDQRVPVLGVTANARPEDLAACHEAGMDGVVVKPVVVEKLLQALVPLLGTAASAPQNALTRLADDLGPEIAGRLLATARASLAQTDAALREALAGGETASIAAAAHKLAGLAASARLERLSGLAGKLESAGRDGLDAELQRLATLLPETVAAADAQLGRALDALARDDRAAG, from the coding sequence ATGCTGCGGGTCGCCGATACGACCGGGACGGAGGCTGATACGCTGGATGCGGCCGCGCTGCGGGCGGCGCAGCTCTCGGCTTATTTCGACAGCCTGCCGAACGTGGTCATCGCCAATGCTGTCGGCGTTGCCCTGGTGCTCTGGGCGATCGGCGATCGGCTGGATCGGCGCACAGCCGCAGCCTGGTGTGCCGCCCATCTTCTGGTGCTGTGCGCGCGTCTCTTGCTGATGCGGCGCTTCCGCCGGGCGGGGGCCGAGCGATCGGGGCTGCCCTGGCAGGCGGGCGCCGTGCTCGGCTCGACCGTGACCGCCGGGCTGTGGGGAGCCAGCGCCTTCTTGTTCTTCGTCCCGGGTGACGTCGAGCCGCAGACGGTGCTCATCCTCGCCATCTCTGTGCTCAACACGATCGGCACCGGCGTGCTGTCGGCCTTCCTGCCGGCATTCTTCGGCTCTTTGTTGCCGTGCCTGCCGCTCTTGTCGCTGCGGCTCTGGCTCGACGGCGGGACGTTCCAGATCGGCATGGCCGTAATGACCGCGGTTCTCGCCGTGGCGCTCGCCTGCCAAGGGTTGCGGATCGGAAGGCTCTACGCCCAGGCCTTTTCGCTGCGGCTGCGCAACGAGGGCTTCGCAGCACGCCTTGCGCACCAGGCCGACGACCTGCGTGCGGCACTGGCGCGTGCCGACGAGGCAAACCGGTCCAAGGCCAACTTTCTCTCGACGATCAGCCACGAGCTGCGCACGCCCATCCATACCACGATCGGCGCCATTCGCCTGTTGTCCGAGACGAGCCTCGACCGCATGCAGCGGCGCTGCGTCGACATCATCGCCGTCGCCGGGCGGACGCTCCATGTCACGATCAACGACATCCTGGACTTCGCCGGCGTCGACGCGGGGCAGATCGAGCCGGGGACGGCCCGGTTCCGGCCTCGCCAGATCGTCGAGGATGCGGTGGCCCTGCTGATGCCGGATGCCAGCGCCAAGTCGCTCGATCTCGTCGCGATGCTGGACGGCGCGCTGCCGGAGGTGCTGGTCGGCGACGAGAGCCGGCTGCGCCAGATCCTGCTCAACCTGATCGGCAATGCGGTCAAGTTCACCGAGCGCGGCGGCATCGTCGTCCGTGGCGGGCTGCGCGCCGGCGCCGACGGGCCGGTGCTGCGCATCGAGGTCGTCGACACCGGCATCGGGCTCAGCGAAGAGCAGCGGGCGATCATATTCGAGCCGTTCGTGCAGGCCGACCCGTCGATTCGGCGCCGCTTCGGCGGCACGGGCCTGGGCCTTGCGATCTGCCGCCGGCTCGCCCGCCTGTCCGGCGGAGACGTCGGCGTCACGAGCCGGCCGGGCGAGGGCAGCTGCTTCTGGCTGACGCTGCCGGTGGTACTCGATCACGAGGCGGATGCCGAGCCGCCCGCCGTGCTCGCCAGCGTGTCTGGCCGGCGGCTGCTGGTCGTCGACGACGAGCCGGCCAACCGTTTCCTGCTGGGCGAGCTGCTGCGCTCGCGCGGTGCGGTCGTGGTCGAGGCGGCGAGCGGCGAGGGCGCGCTCGACATCTTGAGCCGCATTGACGTCGATGCCGTGCTCATGGACATGCGCATGCCCGCGCTCGACGGCATCGAAACCACGCGCCGCCTACGCGAGCGCGAGCGTCCCGACCAGCGCGTGCCGGTGCTGGGCGTCACGGCGAATGCCCGCCCCGAGGACCTCGCCGCCTGCCATGAAGCGGGCATGGACGGTGTCGTGGTGAAGCCGGTCGTCGTCGAGAAGCTGCTGCAAGCGCTGGTCCCGCTGCTGGGCACGGCCGCGTCGGCACCGCAAAATGCGCTCACACGGCTCGCCGACGACCTGGGACCGGAAATCGCCGGACGGCTGCTCGCGACCGCGCGCGCGTCGCTGGCGCAAACCGACGCGGCGCTCCGGGAGGCGCTCGCCGGCGGCGAAACGGCCTCGATCGCGGCCGCCGCCCACAAGCTTGCCGGGCTCGCGGCGTCGGCCCGGCTCGAGCGGCTCAGCGGCCTTGCCGGAAAGCTCGAGTCGGCCGGCCGGGACGGGCTCGACGCCGAGCTTCAGCGCTTGGCGACCCTGCTGCCCGAAACGGTTGCCGCGGCCGACGCGCAGCTCGGCCGGGCGCTGGACGCGCTCGCCCGCGACGATCGGGCGGCCGGCTAG